The Streptomyces sp. NBC_01439 genome contains the following window.
CGCGCCGTCGGCACGGTCACCGAGACCGTCCTCGCCGAGCGCTCCCCGTCCCCGGTCCTGGTCTCCCTGGCCCGCGCCGGCACCCCCGTCGGCGTACTGATGCGCCGCTGGGCCCGCGCCCGCCACGGCCTGGACCTGCCGCACTACGCCGTCTCCATCGTGCGCGGCCGCGGCATCGACGCCAACGCCCTGCGCTGGCTGGCCGCCCACCACGACCCGGCCGACGTCGTCTTCGTCGACGGCTGGACCGGCAAGGGCGCCATCACCCGCGAGCTGCGCGACGCCCTCGCCGAGTTCGAGGGCTTCAACCCGGAGATCGTCGTCCTCGCCGACCCCGGCTCCTGCGTGGACACGTACGGCACCCGGGAGGACTTCCTGATCCCGTCCGCCTGCCTCAATTCCACCGTCTCCGGTCTCATCTCGCGTACGGTTCTGAGGTCCGACCTCGTCGGTCCCGCCGACTTCCACGGCGCGAAGTTCTACCGCGAGCTCGCCGCAGCCGACGTGTCCGTCGCATTCGTCGACACCGTCGCCGCCCACTTCGACGCGGTGGCCGACGCCGTCGACGAGGAGGTGAAGGAGCTGCTCGCGGCCGACCGCACCCCCACCTGGGAGGGCTGGGCGGCGGTCGAGCGGATCAGCGAGGAGTACGGCATCCACGACGTGAACCTCGTCAAGCCCGGCGTCGGCGAGACCACCCGCGTCCTGCTGCGCCGGGTGCCGTGGAAGATCCTGGCGCAGCGCGGCGCCGGGGCCGACCTGGACCACGTACGGCTGCTCGCCGAGCAGCGCGGCGTCCCGGTGGAAGAGGTCGACGGACTGCCCTACACGTGCGTAGGACTCATCCACCCCCGATTCACGCGCGGCGCCACCGGCGCCGACGGAAAGGCTGTGGCCTCGAAGTGACTGTCCTCGTAGCCAGTGATCTCGACCGTACGCTCATCTACTCGACGGCCGCCCTCGGCCTGACCATGCCCGACCCGGTGGCCCCGCGGCTGCTGTGCGTCGAGGTCCACGAGAGCAAGCCGCTGTCCTACATGACGGAGACGGCGGCGGGACTGCTGGCGGAGCTGACGGCCGACCCTTCGGTGGTCTTCGTCCCCACCACCACCCGGACCCGCAAGCAGTACCAGCGCATCCGCTTCCCCGGCCGCCCGGCCCCGTACGCCATCTGCGCCAACGGCGGGCAGCTGCTCGTCGACGGGGTACCGGACCGGGACTGGCGGCGGCAGGTCGCGGGGCGCCTGGCCGAGGAGTGCGCCCCCCTGGAGGAGGTGTACCAGCACCTGCTGGCCACGGCCGACCCGGCGTGGCTGCGCAAGGCGCGCCTGGCGGAGGACCTCTTCGCGTACCTCGTCGTCGAGCGGGCCCTGGTCCCGGACGAATGGCTCAAGTCCCTGACCCGGTGGGCCGAGGACCGCGGCTGGACGGTCTCCCTCCAGGGCCGGAAGATCTACGCCGTCCCGCGCCCGCTCACCAAGAGCGCGGCGATGCGCGAGGTCGCCCGCCGGACGGGAGCCTCCACCACCCTCGCCGCCGGCGACTCCCTGCTCGACGCGGACCTGCTGCTGGCGGCGGACGCGGCCTGGCGCCCGGGCCACGGCGAACTGGCCGACGCGGCCTGGACGGCGCCGACGGTGA
Protein-coding sequences here:
- a CDS encoding HAD family hydrolase, with protein sequence MTVLVASDLDRTLIYSTAALGLTMPDPVAPRLLCVEVHESKPLSYMTETAAGLLAELTADPSVVFVPTTTRTRKQYQRIRFPGRPAPYAICANGGQLLVDGVPDRDWRRQVAGRLAEECAPLEEVYQHLLATADPAWLRKARLAEDLFAYLVVERALVPDEWLKSLTRWAEDRGWTVSLQGRKIYAVPRPLTKSAAMREVARRTGASTTLAAGDSLLDADLLLAADAAWRPGHGELADAAWTAPTVTALATAGVLAGEEIVRAFAREAARLGRLDA